The following are encoded together in the Bos javanicus breed banteng chromosome X, ARS-OSU_banteng_1.0, whole genome shotgun sequence genome:
- the LOC133242692 gene encoding melanoma-associated antigen B17-like: protein MPRRHKSKSHARGKRHQVRGDTQEAQASAAEAPKEECPSSDSSAPQGSPRSSPAAGDHQELQGAMAPSSPDAGPSCAGSGEGAQGPEEESAGASQEAPATQSTRKDPLARKARILVEFLLEKYTKKEPIMQSALMKIVSRKYRQHFPKILSTARERVELVFGLEMKEVDGRGNIYTLIRKLNLGGNDCLPDEGVLPKSHLLMVLLGVIFMNGNRATEEEIWEFLSMLGIYAGRRHCIFGEPKGSSPKIWCRRST, encoded by the coding sequence ATGCCTCGGAGGCACAAGAGCAAGTCCCATGCCCGAGGGAAACGCCACCAGGTCCGGGGGGACACTCAGGAGGCCCAGGCCAGTGCTGCCGAAGCCCCAAAGGAGGAGTGCCCCTCCTCCGACTCTTCTGCCCCTCAGGGTTCTCCCCGGAGCTCCCCTGCTGCTGGTGATCACCAGGAGCTTCAGGGAGCCATGGCCCCTAGCTCTCCTGATGCAGGGCCTTCATGTGCAGGATCTGGtgaaggtgcccagggccccGAGGAGGAAAGTGCAGGTGCCTCCCAGGAAGCCCCTGCCACTCAGAGCACTCGAAAAGATCCTCTGGCCAGGAAGGCCAGGATACTCGTGGAGTTCCTGCTGGAGAAGTACACCAAGAAGGAGCCCATCATGCAGAGCGCCCTGATGAAAATCGTCAGCAGGAAGTATAGGCAGCACTTCCCTAAGATCCTCAGTACAGCCCGTGAGCGCGTGGAGCTGGTCTTTGGCCTGGAGATGAAGGAAGTCGACGGTAGAGGGAACATCTACACCCTCATCAGGAAGCTCAACCTTGGGGGAAACGATTGTCTGCCTGATGAGGGAGTGCTGCCCAAGTCCCATCTCCTCATGGTGCTCCTGGGGGTCATCTTCATGAATGGTAACCGCGCCACTGAGGAGGAGATCTGGGAATTCCTCAGTATGTTGGGGATCTATGCTGGGAGGAGGCACTGCATCTTTGGAGAGCCCAAAGGCTCATCACCAAAGATCTGGTGCAGAAGGAGTACCTGA